The nucleotide sequence tgaaatttGACAAATCTTTTATTGATAAACTCACAACAACACAAAGAATCAGTTTCTTGACTCAATTTAAGAACCAAATCGAGATTGAGTGATTAGGGTTTTTGAAGaggtgaaagttaggtacgggagtgatgaagtgaattttctggaaacatcaaaaatgagctggtcaaggcttttatatttgtgttaaaacacaataccccatcacacacgggtatttaccagttatctgaaatctttcgcTCACGATTAGGTAACCccaacgaggtccaattaaaataaacaaacctgttctgggacccttgtcacaagctggtcacaacacaattataataaaacactaataaaataattaaaataaaaagcacttaagacttagcacaaaccctaagggcaaaatagtccacttacaactagcccgggtttcagtctgttacaataaCCACCAAGGTCTCACTTGCTTTGTCAAAAATTCGCAATTAACCTTTACGAATTCTTAACCACCGCTTCTCCTTCTTAATTAAAAATGAAGATTGACGAAGTTGATAGAAAGGTAGATCACAAGGCTCTTATTACGAAACTACTAACCAGTCCGGAGTCTAAATCAACAGCTTCCTCCGGCAGCCAAATCAAGCAGGAAAAACAGGCGATTCCTGTCGTTGATTTGACGTCGAAGTCGCCATCATCACAGCCAAGTTCCGGAAAACGGCCACTTCAAACTCCACCATCATCTCAGAGCAAGAAGCTCAAACAAAGCACTCCCCTGGTCGATAATCCAATTTCATCGGACTATGAAGGGGAGAAACAAACTGGTATATTGCGTACTTTTACTCATATGTATGACCTTGTTTACCGTACATTCCACTGCTATAATACTTGTTTTGGTTTATAGGAGGCTCACCATTCAATCTACGCTACCCGAGCCAGCAGTCCATGGAGCAGATTACAGAGCTATTCCGCACTCCTCCAGACTCGTATGGGGTGCGGATTGATGGCCTATCGGGGTATACTTATGCCTCTGCTGCTGCTGCACTTGACCAACTTCAACAGATGAAGTTGGCCATTCCAGGCGAGCTTCGCCGCGAATTTTCTAAGCTCTCTACGCTTGATGCGCACAACAGTTTTGTTCAAAACTTTTATATGTGTTTCAACTCGGCATACGATGTGATATgccgtcaagaacaatttttcaatgttcttgaagccGAACAGCAGAAGTACAATGCTGAGAGGATCAAAGCTGAAAACAGCGAGAAACGTTGTGTTGATCTCTCCTACGAGCTCACCGCGGTAGATGAATTGAAGCTACAAGTGTCTACTGCAGCTGACAAACAAAACAACCTTCAAACTACAATCTCCTCACTACAAGAGGAGGTTTCAAAGCTTACTGTGGAGCGAGACAATGCTCTGGCCTCCGCAGCCTCCGCGAAAATTGAGTTCACCCAACTCCGCAAACACTTACCGGAGTTTGCTAAAAAGGTTCTCAATTCGCGTCCCGTGAATGTTCAGTTTTCTACTTACGCAGCTGCTTTACGACTGCGCGAGAGAGTAGAGTTTCTGGATGAAATTGCTCCACATTGCACCATACCAGATCCACTACCTCCCGCCATTGGAGATCGCGTTTGTTCACTTGCCGAAGCGCGTGAGGTAGCTGCTACTGCACAAGCAAGCTTAGCGGATATTCCAATCGATTAAGTTAATGCAATAAGTCAACGAGATGATGCTACATTAAAAGACATCGTTGAACTTGACTTATCTAAGCTAGAATAAAATGTTGTAGAAATTAGCGCGCAGCTATCTCTGCGCCGTTATCAATGAAATTTCACTTTTTCATATTTATTCGCGAGTactctttatttatatagcgctttttcGTAAACagtattcataacacaaacttgtcctttgcaatttgcaacttctattattgtgcacataataaatgcgtacttttgcgaaacaatctgtatgcgtatatatttatacgttatgaatcttctaagtccaccgaaacgatccttaggcaattaattagcattgcgaagcatctaagtattggcaaaatcaaatacttaggatataaaattcctttcgcaataattttcatgcaaaagtgggcaatttcatcactttgctatcaAAACACTTGTGAAATACTACAACTTTATGAAACAAACTGTAAAACATTTCATAATCATTCGCATTTCACAGATAAACTTttcgcatacttttacaagtgtttatttttaaaattcctacaagcgtgatcaagacttgcaaaatatTAAAACCAAAAACACCTAATAAGTATATCAGCCATATGCCTTGAATCCAATTTCGCACTTTGTACATATATCCTCGATAGTTTTCGCAAagctatgcataatatcgctttaataaAACAGCATGCCACGCATTTGGTAAAATTCGCCCTTCCatatccgcgagcttatatgaacctgccgcattaattgccacaatttgataagggccttcccaattaggacccaatttgccgagcttttctgctctgcttgcttcattatttcgcagcacccattcgcctatagcgaaagacaaagcacgcactcttttgttataatacttagcaatttcctgcttattattcgcttctctgatagcagcCATTAACCTCCGCTCTTCAATGAAATTCAGGTTTTCGCTCAACGCAGCATCATTCGCTTCTTCCTCAAAATTAACTATTCTGTGCGTTGGTACCATAATTTCTGCGGGAattactgcctcagaaccatataccaaactaaaaggtgtttcccctGTGCTCTTTTTGAAAGTTGTGCGATGTGCCCacaacacattgggtaattcatctacccaaccagttcgcttttcgcataacctctttttaataccgcttactGTGTCACGGTTGGTTACTTCGCATAAGCCATTAGCTTGTGGGTGCGCTACTGACGTAAACTTTTGTATgatatttaaatcagtgcaccatgttttgaaaggatctttcgctatttgtgcaCCATTGTCGCTAACCAGttctcgcggaatgccaaatctacaaacaatgtattcccatacaaaatttcgcacttgcacaccagtaatagtgcggaccgccttagcttcaacccatttggtaaaATAATCGATTGCCACAATCAGGAATTTAACATTGACAGgccctgcaggaaatggccctacaatatcaatagcccatttgTGAAATGGCCACGGCGAATTgacaggaatcatatcatgccttGGCATTCGGTTCTGCGgggcatgcctttggcaacttttgcATCTTTTAACAATTTTCgccacatcgcggtatagggatggccaaaagtaacccatccgcataattttcgcTGCAATTgttttgtagcctgaatgcagtgcacaagtaccattatgcacttcatCTACAATCATTTCTGCCTCAATTGGGCCAACACATCGCATCATTGGTCCACAGTACGATTTgcggtataaaatatcatgttgaaTGATATACATTGGTGCTCGCTCTCTTACTAAACGAGCTTCGCGACTATCGCTTGGCAAAGTATCATTGCGGATATATTGTATaattggttccatccaatttggctgtTCTTCTTCAACAGATGCGACCATTAAAtcactatctattgatttacttggtaattcctcaacccatacttgtttttgaaaatgcgaaAACGTTAAAGCGACCAATTTGCTCaaagcatccgccttcttattttgacttCTTGGCACTTGTGCAAGTTCAAAATGCTCAAACTGCGCTACTAATTTCTTTAATAGCTGCAAGTATTTCTGCATAGAAGGATGATGTGCTTCGAAAGAGccattaaactgattcgctactaactGCGAATCTGTAAATGCTCGCAACTTAGCAATAttcatttttcgcgcaatatttaaaCCAACAAGTAGTGCTTCATACTCCGCTTCATTATTTGACACATCAAAATTAAAACGCAGTGCATACGTATGCTCCTCACCACTTGGGTTTGCCAAAAccaaacccgcacctgcaccttctgcgCACGAAGCACCATCAGTAAACAAATCCCAAGTTTCGCCAAGTACCGGTTTCAACGCGgttcgctcattaatcacctccAATTCTCCAGACATTTCAGCGAGgtaatctgtgacgacccgggaatttccgactaaatttaaacttaatcttgatatgatttcgatacgataagcaaagtatgtaatgttgagtctagaaaattttgaaacaatgttcatatattcaattgactttcgactgtttccgatgattcacgaaccattgcttgtaaatatgtggatatatataaatatgtgtatatataaatatatgtataatatatataataacatgaacattaataaactattatatacatttattgttataaataaatatgtacaataaaatacattgtaataaaaactattattttatatgtatatatattttaatcatttaatatatatttatgtgaatagtaaattttgttatttaaaactgtttatatatatacatagtgtatattaaatatatttaattttgagcttaaatggtaaatgtctataactttcggttgacgtttaattattttaaaatagatctaatatatatataagaagttctaaaataaatgttgtttcaaaatttgattaaaaagacaatagttttgataaatatttttttttaaccatttcaatctaagtttttgtactccgtacatataaattggaacaaaaaataaatatttttcgaacctttttgatcaggtttcaaacaggtaatgagtgaaataattaaatatgtttaataaaaaaaattgggatttttaggaacacttttatatgttaactgtttagcaatggacacaatataatactccgtgaattagatattattattaaagaaaccattatttttttttatcattaataatattattatcattttttatgatttttgtatcattattacttattattattatggatataatgatgatgatgattattattattattattattattattaataatttaatatttattaattattaatattaatctaaaaaaaaaagtcaagaactagtaccattccgttacccatttcaatccaactttttcaaattttgttttctgtctgtaatctgttagatgtccatttcacaactcaattaggatcaatgcaatcactctataaaagaattattctgcaattcattaagtaaaacataaaaaatcacaaaataagctcgacactctgtacattcatctttttcaccatattttgatttcgaatgaatttccaaaatgtaataatgcagtcttgttaggaatcgtctatctaaactatctgtaagttttcaatcttcaattctttctatcaatttctaatttgagagtcaaagttttagttttcaaagtcaactaagtgttcttgaatcaaattcgagtttgttttgatatctccagttaatttgatgatccataaagtttataggaatgatttgcaacacaattcatgttgtaatcataacctataacactcttaatctaaaaatcaatttttgagttcttgagttcttcacagtaatatacactaacgtaaattcgaaacaaatttcaaaaactaaaaatgcagagttgttaggaatcatttacttaaacttcctgcaaaatctcaagttccaattcttaataacgaattcgaatttgcgagtcaaagttaaattgtcaaaagtcaactgttttgttattggagaaattagagcttgttttgatgttttaagttcaattgacgatttcaatagtttttaggaatgatttgaaacatgttttatgttgtaaagattgtccaaaacgaactcaaaattgaaaacaaaattttttttttttctagctacgggcaagcagtaggatttttttttgtttttttctcattttttttatatcatgaacacatttttattttttgtttcatgtttgtttagaagtcctaaaaccattttgatgattgactattaagaatgaagttgtttgattgtttagattttggtgaagaagatgaagtgggttgaaacatgtaatagataagtatttgggtttatattataaatcagaaaaactgaaatggaggaatggttaagggtgttgatgagtgagcgagaggtctcgtgttcgagcccgacttggtgcaatctttttaaaactgactcctaaggtagttttatacttttaaaaattattattattattaatattattattattatccttagtcaggtatttctacaattattaattttgcaaaacaaaagatatatatgtaaatatattattacataaaatatactaatattatataaaattatgtttcaactaatattattgatataacattaattaaatatcaaataagtatcataatatattataagaataattaatacataacaaatatataaacttaattgatttatactataatgtattaatacttgatataggttcgtgaatccgaggccaaccatgcattgttcaatgtcgtcatatgtatttttactacaaaatacagtattgtgagtttcatttacctttttaccctttatatttttgggctgagaatacatgcgcaacttttataactgttttacgaaatagacacaagtaatcgaaattacgttctatggttgaatgatcgaaactgaatatgcccctttttattaagtctggtactctaagaattagggaacagacaccctaattgacgcgaactctaaagatagatctatcgggcccaacaagccccatccaaagtaccggatgctttagtacttcgaaatttatatcatgtccgaaggaggatcccggaatgatagggatattctaatatgtatattgtgaatgtcggttaccaggtgttcaatccatatgaatgatatttttgtctctatgcatgggacgtatgtttatgagaaatggaaatatgaaatcttgtggtctattaaaattatggaatgattatttatgttaaactaatgaactcaccaaccttttggttgacactttaaagcatgtttattctcaggtacgaaagaaatcttccgctgtgtatttgctcattttatagatattacttggagtcattcatggcatatttcaaaagatgttgcattcgagtcgtcgagttcatcaagattattatcaagtcaattataattggatatattatgaaatggtatgcaagcctgtcaactttcgatgaaatgaaagtttgtcttttcaaaaacgaatgcaatgtttgtaaaatgtatcatatagaggtcaagtacctcgcgatgtaatcaactgttgtgaatcgtttataatcgatatggacttcgtccggatggattaggacggggagttaaagttggtatcagatcggtggtcttagcgaaccaggtctgcattagtgtgtctaactgataagtcgttaggatgcattagtgattctggacttcgaccgtgtctgcatgtcaaaagttttgcttatcatttagtgtcgaaaattatttgcttatcatccttaaagtctagacacgtcttactgcctctattgcatagacagtgtatagataagttcatatcttagcgtatatgttattgttacctttgcctgacagtttccgtagattcctccataatttatgggattttagtattatatatgcatatgtaaattatgtattgcagggtactaatctacatcctatcatCTATTTCTTATcgtaaatccttcatctgatcgtacgagatgaattcctcaagcagttcgaattcctcggattccgatggctattccgatatggagtttcacctatcagcgtcaccggaatgaatcaatcaatcaatcatctccaattcatctgatgggttcgtagtcgacttaatcaatggagacgcgaagaaggcgatcccttccatcaaacgaattcacctattgacaatgaacctgaagcgtttaccggcgaacctgttcgagacaccattttctctctcatttccagagtgtctcgtcacgatcatatactatctcagattctaaacctcattcatccgctcgttcgaaccgagaatcatcttagtataatagaagaagtcaacgagcttcacgcccgagttgtagccttggaaaagatagtgcaaaatttaccagcttcagcaacatcaccggcatcaacagtaccatcaataacagtaccagtaccatcaacaatccatgcctcaacatctcactctgtacctcaagtataatcatcattctacgtatcgttctacatcatttatcttcgttcgacatggcgattatgtaatctctaatgttttagagattatatattcttgttccaacggtaaatcaaatgagtttaatgtcatattgactcattaaatccatgattacatctgaagaaaatatatatgtatatatattttcataaagattgtaattaaaaattcttgtgtacaaactgttaatggtgaaaatattttaacgggtaggtaatacccgaggagtatttagatttcacattaataagttacactgtacattcttcgaatataattcaacagtcgtttactatcctacttacgtccaccgatatacaaatccgttcaccacagaataaccatattcatccaatttcatatttggattttgatttatcaaaaatcaagtggcataatgaaggaaacatttgacaaaataaaatttgttagaaataaacaaattaactatgagaaattttgttaagaatccacgctaactgttcctaactaattgttcccagctaactgattacactttatttatcgcaatttaatttcgcaatttacattctcgcaattttatttatcgtcatttaatttctgttatttactttacgcactttatttatcgtcatttaatttctgttatttatttttatgcactttaaatatcgggacacgtatacaaggttttgacatatcatatcgacccatctatatatattatttggaataaccatagacactctatatgcagtaatgtgggagttagctatacaggattgaggttgattctataataatatatatactttgagttgtgatcgagtctgagacgtatacgggtcacgacacgtattaattaattcgaatattatatagtaaactatatatgaattattatttgtacactgctaactgtggactatcaacattgaacaattaaaatgaattaaaatattgattataacatatgaaactaaacatttcttcaagtttgccacttagtctcatcttaaacctcatttgtatctcgtcgattacaatctgcattcaaacattttataattcttgaaaacacctcaatcgataggatgaatcaaccgcacttcatctacgtaaggaaagatttatgtatatagtattgcatctgagaaactctcgacaacggagtaaaagtttaacacgtagccgcgttagatcctttggcatttattagcaaaaataactttgcgatctcttttcaaagtagcaaattttgtcacagcttcagcaaattaactacgacttttcgttcgaaacaaccttattatcaccttgatttatatgtatgttcttttattgttaccggggaaccttttatattccaccatgttaccatcagcgtttaatcatctaaaaacacaattctcctgaaaccacctcggattaataaccgatgatccagatatcatagcattaaatgcagaggaaacagaaaaatgatagatggtctaaacggccaaaagtttgatgataaagaaagaagtgttaggaacgctcgatagaaaattgggtattgaaaaacagattgagctacccatgaaggagaccaaggacaaatacaaggaccaaaccctatattcaaaggattcaggtaattctggatccgttgaaatctttagagaatatcttactccgaagtcatgttaaaaatcttttggaaaacctttctccatcaaccatcgaacttagaaattccaaaatatcatcatcaatatcttcgatatttctgaggatattttcataaatattctagtccgaaattatatacctcttcatgcttcctgtgtatcatatattggaaacattcaatagaaaaatttagtaccgaaaagcagattatgcgaaactatgaagaaaatcgtggacaaatcacaaagaataagtttgacttcaaagaatccaaatgattcaatgtctgctaaagtctttagtgaatatcttgctccttactctaaacccttgtagacaatagtttctatcatcctctgatcttagatattccgagatattattgtatctttcattataaatatcctccatatttctggagatatttttataactattcttatctgaaatcattaatctcttcgtgctatcagtattacatcatatagaaactgttagtttctatattctgtaaactttcgagcttaaaatatgaatgttattgaagtaatgttgggaactgatgcatgagttagtataatataatgacacttgatcaacgtgattatattacagtaagttatgctgagtttctaatggaacgcgatgattcacagatcataacgtcatcatgtaccatgttacataactctttcattctgcttaacttctgaacatatcaagaaagtatatttttgATTGTTCTATtatcagtgattttggtaatttgatgaatcaaatcgtgctactacctttcctttctatcttgtatattatgataattcaaaactccatacctatgaattctggaccgttacttgcgaaaagtaaacaaaagcatgaagctctgaaatagaaagggggtataaatcacagcaaataggagagagcattaactgtgaatgacaatgattattaaagacagaagcagggactttgaaatttaaaggaaaaatataaagccctataacaacacataagttacaaatcgtgtatatcaatacgtatcgcaacgtaaagacacgggagaattaaaaacactataatatCAAGGgcaaagtaaaagaaaacagattcctccggtggaagttgaaaaaggagaatgattgttgcaatagtcaggatgaggacaaggatcggaacgggattaagcatttcataatcttttggatgtatggactaagaaagaaagtataggaatggtgagaataatgaaacggaagagtttgatttataatggaaaaatcagacagagtaatcgaggcagatcacggtatttaattatagagatcttattttccttattcgtcacagaatcaaatcttttagatttcgaagattttctttaaatcccttaaattccggaattcaactaaaacaacgtcaaaagttaaaacgcatcctgttttctaaattcaatcgtgactacgtcaaaagttaagatgaatctttactttcctatttcactctttggtgatagcttcattcgtgctcttcgaataatcgaattattttatctgtattatgcaataatgataaaactctatttatcagctcatattcgtcaggaaaacatatttatcgttagccatgacgacctcactcaaatttcgggacgaaatttctttaacgggtaggtactgtgacgacccgggaatttccgactaaatttaaacttaatcttgatatgatttcgatacgataagcaaagtatgtaatgttgagtctagaaaattttgaaacaatgttcatatattcaattgactttcgactgtttccgatgattcacgaaccattgcttgtaaatatgtggatatatataaatatgtgtatatataaatatatgtataatatatataataacatgaacattaataaactattatatatatttattgttataaataaatatgtacaataaaatacattgtaataaaaactattattttatatgtatatatattttaatcatttaatatatatttatgtgaatagtaaattttgttatttaaaactgtttatatatatacatagtgtatattaaatatatttaattttgagcttaaatggtaaatgtctgtaactttcggttgacgtttaattattttaaaatagatctaatatatatataagaagttctaaaataaatgttgtttcaaaatttgattaaaaagacaatagttttgataaatatttttttttaccatttcaatctaagtttttgtactccgtacatataaattggaacagaaaataaatatttttcgaacctttttgatcaggtttcaaacaggtaatgagtgaaataattaaatatgtttaatcaaaaaaaattgggatttttaggaacacttttatatgttaactgtttagcaatggacacaatataatacttcgtgaattagatattattattaaagaaaccattattttttttttatcattaataatattattatcattttttatgatttttgtatcattattacttattattattatggatataatgataatgattattattattattattattattattattattattattattattattattattattattattattattattattattattattattattattaatatatttattaattattaatattaatctaaaaaaaaaagtcaagaactagtaccattccgttacccatttcaatccaactttttcaaattttgttttctgtctgtaatctgttagatgtccatttcacaactcaattaggattaatgcaatcactctataaaagaattattctgcaattcattaagtaaaacataaaaaatcacaaaataagctcgacactctgtacattcatctttttcaccatattttgatttcgaatgaatttccaaaatgtaataatgcagtcttgttaggaatcgtctatctaaactatctgtaagttttcaatcttcaattc is from Rutidosis leptorrhynchoides isolate AG116_Rl617_1_P2 chromosome 10, CSIRO_AGI_Rlap_v1, whole genome shotgun sequence and encodes:
- the LOC139871330 gene encoding uncharacterized protein; this translates as MSGELEVINERTALKPVLGETWDLFTDGASCAEGAGAGLVLANPSGEEHTYALRFNFDVSNNEAEYEALLVGLNIARKMNIAKLRAFTDSQLVANQFNGSFEAHHPSMQKYLQLLKKLVAQFEHFELAQVPRSQNKKADALSKLVALTFSHFQKQGLSMLNS